CTCCTCCGCGCTTCTCATGCTGGCCGCGGTGCACCAGGTCCACTGGCTGACCGACACGCCGCCGGATATCATCCGCATCGACCCTGTACGAATGGCCCATGGCATCCTCACAGGCATCGGTTTCCTCTGCGGCGGGGTCATCTTTCGCGAGGGCTTCACCGTGCGCGGGCTAACGACCGCTGCGTCCTTATGGTTCACGTCCGCGCTAGGCATCCTCTTCGGTGTGAGTTTTTTCAGTCTGGGGGCGCTAGGGACCATCGCTACCCTACTGGTCCTTGCAGCGGTCAGCCTGACCGACGCGCTCCTTCCCCAGCGACGGTACGCGGAGATCAAGGTCCGCTATCGGGCGGATGCGGCGATCAACATCGCAGGGTTTCGTCTGGCTCTTTCGGGGCACGCCTTGAACCCTCGTAAGATCGACTTGGAGGCCGATGCTCAGGCGCTGACGTTCACCACGATGGTGAGCGGCTATAGGGAGACGAGAGTCGATGCGCTGGCGGCGACGCTGCGGAAGGATGAATCCGTCCTCGCTTTCGAGTGCCGCGCCGGATCGCCTTGAGGCCAATGAATGGCCAAGTCGACCTACTTCCCGACCGCCTTGGCGGCATACTACTTGCGCGACAAGGGATCCACGAGGCCGACGGTCCTGCGTGAAAGAAGCGTTGGCGCACGGCCAACCCGAATTGAGGTGCTGCGTTGTTGAGCTATCGGTTCAACAACAAGGACGTGACGTGATGAACGAGAGAGCCACAGCAGACGAGGGCGGTCTGCCCGGTTTACCGCCTGTCGCACCAAAGCTTCGCTTTCGAAGAGTCGAGGCCGTCGGCGTTTCGATCATCGCCGCAGTGGTTTTTCTAGGCGCTATCGGCTTCATCAAGCCCGAGGAAAGCAACGGCCTGGATCTGGTCGTGCGGGTCGCGATCATCTTCGTCGCGCTGACCGCGGGCTTCCGCTTTCTCGGCAAGCGCGAGCTGAGCCAAATGTCGCCGTTCGAAATCGTCACGCTGCTGCTCATAGCCGAAATCGTGTCCCCCTCTCTCACCGCCGGTGATGAATCGATCCCGGGGGCTTTGATCGGGGCGGCTACCCTCCTGCTCCTCACCTTCATTGACTCGGTCATGACCTACCGACTGAAGTGGTTTCAGACCGTCAGCGAAGCGCCGCCGACGATCGTGATCAATAGGGGACGGCTTGTCGAAGACGTGTTGCACAAGGACCGTGTCAGACCTGACGAAATCCTTTCGGAAATGCGCAAGTCGGGGATCGAGCGCCTGGAGATGGTCAAGTGGGGGGTCTTGGAGCCCGATGGCCGGATGTCGTTCGTCCGCTATGACGGCGAAGACACCGGCGCGGAGGAGCCTATGGTGAGCTAGCATCGTACATGCAGATCCTAGCGACGCCGGAGGGGTGAAGCGGCCGTTGGAATGCGGGTAATCGCCCTCCTCCTTTAATGTCTTGGGGGCGCTCTGGGGCCGTTCCCTGAAACGCCGCGCCAACTGCGGTCTGCTCTGCGGGAACGCCCTACCGCCGCTCGCCTTATCTCCTGAGGCGAAAGGAGAGAGCCATGGTCAAAATGCCCCGCAATCCACCCGACTACCTCAATAATGAGGACGGCACCCTCACGCCGATCAAAGCCGACGCGGTATCTAGAGGCGACCCAGCAGAGCTGCTGCGCGGCGTAGGCCAGGAGAATATCTCAGCCCCCCTGATCACGCCAAGGCCGTCAGACCCGCCTCTTTCTCCGCCAAAGCTCGACGATGACGCCACGCAGATGAAGAAGATCGAAGACGCCGCCGGTACAGAGCCGTCGCCGCCGGGCGTCGCCGAGCCCGAGGGCGCGCGTGAGTTGCCCAGGCCGCCGCTCGCTGATCCTACCTGATGACTAAAGCTGACTTGCGCCGCGATCCGCATGGGCTTGTAGCTGACATGAAAGAGCGCGCGGAGGCGGACAAGACGGCTCAAGGCTCTACGGTAGCTTTGATCACAGGGCCGGTCGGCGTCGGCTCCGCCCTTGTTTAAATGGAGGCCCCATGGCGGCTAAACTAGATTTCGAACGCTGGATGCAAGGGCTGGGCGTGCCCATGGGCGAGGCTATGCGCGCGACCGGGCCCATCATGGAGCGACGGCTGTCAGAGAGCAGTGTCTCCTGGACCGAACTAGACGAGCGCCAAGTCATTGCCCTCTTTGTCTCAGCCTTCAGGGAAGCCGTACCAGCTATTTATCCTCATCGGGACATAGAAGTGCTCAACCAAGCTTTGGATCAGATGCTCGCGAACATCGAAATGGAAACGGCGGCGACGGCCGACGGAAGCAAGACGATTAACTGAGGCATAAGCTCCAGTAGGAGCCGAGCCCGGTGAGCGGCTACTGTCCGGAACTGAACTTATGGGCCCGCGTTCAGCAACCTCTTAGTTGCCTTTAGAGAATTGCTCGATGGCGTAACTATGGCCAAGGTTCAACAAACGATGCGGGAGAAGGTCGACTCCTATTTAAAAGACGCTCTAGCTGAGAACAGTGAGGCCGTCCGCGCTAAGCTTCTTGGCAAAGCCGTATACTGGAACGGCGTGGCCGCCAAGCAGCAGACCGAGTCGCCTTTTGCGGGCCGAGCGAGAAGCGGGCTCGGCACCGCGGGAGATCACGCAGGTTGCGGCTGAGGGCGCATTGAATGCGTCCAGGAAGCAGGAAGCCCGACCTTGGGGACAAAGCGGGCGTCCAAGGGAGCGAAGGTGCCCTTAGGCTGCGGACGACAGCGCCTCGGCGTTGACGGCGGCATCGGCGATACTCGTCAAATCCCCGTCCGTCTGAGACTCTTCCTAAAGGGTCTCGTCTAACAGAGCGGCGGCGTTTTTCAGAGTCACCTGCGCCCAACGGTTCGGTGTGCCGTATCGGGTGATCACATAGTGCTCGACCGCTTGGACCGCGGTTAGAAGCGCGGCATCAAGCGCAAGGGTGTCGTTGGCGCGCGCCTTTGCTGGCGCTCTCGCCAAGGTGCGAAACACTACTCGATCGAACGACCGGGGCTGACTCATTGCTGACCCGGTCGGCTGCTTAGGTTATGAGGAGAATTATTGAAAGCCTAGCCGTGGAGCGTGCCGGTAATGACATCTGCATTGTTAGAGCTGACCAAGACGAGGCAGATTGGTCAAAAGCAACGATCCCTTGGCCAACCTGCCGATGGGGCAGCGCTTGGACCATCTCGCTACGGGCCTCCCGATCATCCTGTCGAGCGCCGAGACCCTTTACGCATCGCGCGAAGCTGTCGGCGCTACGGGGCGCGTGCGCCAGATTCTGCGTAGCCACTCTCGGGAAAAAGCGGCGAAAATCATGATCCTCTTGGACTATGTCAGATGCCCGCCGGGCCTTTCGGATTGCGCCCAGAGCAGCTCGGCGTCGTCTATGACCACGACTCGCGACTGATATGCGCCAGCAACCCGGTTGAGCAGAAGGCTGCGTCAAGTTCGGTCGTGTGACCGTCCTCAGGGGGACATGGTACCCTCGAGCTCCTGCAATGTACGGCCCGAAACCGTGGCGGGTAGGTGCCGACAACAGACAAACGGCGCGTGATCCTGCGGAACTCCCGCAAGTTGACGCGCGATGGAGCGAAAGTCCGGTTTTTGGCCGATAGCCAATGCCCGCTTGTGGCGCGTTTCATACGTAACCCTCTTGAACTGCGGGCCGAGGGTGGCATGACGCCGCTAAGTCCAGCCGGCCTTTGAAGACCTCGGGCGTTCGAAGGCTTGCTACGCCAGGCCTGACCGGTGACAGTAGCCTGGTCCCCGGCAGGCCGCTGCTATGTCCAGGCGCAAGCTAAAGGCGGCGGCGCACGAGCTCTCGTGTTCTCAACTGTCCGGCGGACACCCCCTCATTGTGGCGCTTGGAGGAGAGGGGAGGTAGGCTTGGACGAGGTTGATTTGGGGCGGAAAGGAACGGGATGCGAACCCAGGCGAAAGGCAGGATGATCGACCTGGGGACCCTGCGGGCGCGCGGCGGGCGATTCCATGCGCGCTGATCTGGATCACCTTCCGGCCAAGCAGCAGCGCGAACTGGAGCGCGTCCGCACGACCCTGCTGACCGAATTCGAGGCCGCGATCAAAAGCGGAGGAGGGGGCACTCAGTCCTGGCGGCGCGACGGCCGGGTGCTGAAGATCATCCTGTTCGGATCCTACGCCCGCAACGACTGGGTCGATGAACCCGACAACGGCTATCTGTCCGATTTCGATCTGCTGGTGATCGTCAGCCATGAGAAACTGACCGACATCGCCGACTACTGGTATGTGGCCGAGGACAAGGTCCAGCGCGATCCCGCGGTGGGGAGGACGGTCAACATCATCGTCCACACCATGGCCGAGGTGAACCAGGCCCTGACCCGGGGCGAGTATTTCTGGACCGACATCCTGCGCGACGGCGTGGTGCTGTATGAGTTGCCGGGACATCCGTTCGTCCAGCCGCAGCCAATGACGGCGGCCGAGGCGGCTTCGGTGGCTCAACGGTCCTTTGAGCAGTGGAGCGTAAAGATTTCTGAGGCGTTGGCCGGAGTGGAGTTTTATCTCGGACGAGGTAACCGTAGAGACGCTGCTTTCCTACTTCATCAAGCCACTGAGCGGGCCTACGCCTGCTTCCTGCTGACCCACGCTTTCTATTTCCCGCGCT
Above is a window of Brevundimonas naejangsanensis DNA encoding:
- a CDS encoding DUF892 family protein produces the protein MSQPRSFDRVVFRTLARAPAKARANDTLALDAALLTAVQAVEHYVITRYGTPNRWAQVTLKNAAALLDETL
- a CDS encoding MgtC/SapB family protein, coding for MSEAPLIDPQIIWPVVGAVVAGALIGLEREYRASAAGFRTHILVSLSSALLMLAAVHQVHWLTDTPPDIIRIDPVRMAHGILTGIGFLCGGVIFREGFTVRGLTTAASLWFTSALGILFGVSFFSLGALGTIATLLVLAAVSLTDALLPQRRYAEIKVRYRADAAINIAGFRLALSGHALNPRKIDLEADAQALTFTTMVSGYRETRVDALAATLRKDESVLAFECRAGSP
- a CDS encoding HEPN domain-containing protein produces the protein MRADLDHLPAKQQRELERVRTTLLTEFEAAIKSGGGGTQSWRRDGRVLKIILFGSYARNDWVDEPDNGYLSDFDLLVIVSHEKLTDIADYWYVAEDKVQRDPAVGRTVNIIVHTMAEVNQALTRGEYFWTDILRDGVVLYELPGHPFVQPQPMTAAEAASVAQRSFEQWSVKISEALAGVEFYLGRGNRRDAAFLLHQATERAYACFLLTHAFYFPRSHNIKFLRSLAEDTDNRLAAAWPREQRTDRRRFELLKRAYVEARYSDQYDPDVEDLQRLLAGAERLRTLVVEAGEERIAKLADAAERTTST
- a CDS encoding DUF421 domain-containing protein; the encoded protein is MNERATADEGGLPGLPPVAPKLRFRRVEAVGVSIIAAVVFLGAIGFIKPEESNGLDLVVRVAIIFVALTAGFRFLGKRELSQMSPFEIVTLLLIAEIVSPSLTAGDESIPGALIGAATLLLLTFIDSVMTYRLKWFQTVSEAPPTIVINRGRLVEDVLHKDRVRPDEILSEMRKSGIERLEMVKWGVLEPDGRMSFVRYDGEDTGAEEPMVS